The genomic region AATGCCAAGGACGAAGATATGCTTCCTTTCTATGAAGCTAATCCGCCTTACCAAGTACCTTTAAAGGCGGCATTTAAGTACCAAGAAGGATTGCTCAAGTACAATGAAAATAAAGACAACGTAGACCAAGCAATTAAACTGATTGATGAAGCCATAGTAATGGCGCCAAATTTTAAGTTGGCAAAACAGATTAGGGAACTTCTATTAAACCAAAAAGAACTTAATCTTCAAGAAAAACCAAAAGCTTCAACTGAAAAAGAATAAGCTTTATTAAATTTAAGCAACTCAGAAAATTAAAAAAGCCCGGAAGATCGAGATCTTCCGGGCTTTTTGGTATTGTAAAAATACAAATAACTTATTACCAGATTTTAATACGCTCTTCTGGTTCTAAATACATAGAATCTCCCTCTTTAATATCAAAAGCTTGGTAAAAAGCATCGATATTAAGCAATGGTTGCGTTGCTCTGTACATTCCAGGCGAATGCGGATCTGTTTTAATTCTGTTCTTAAGCGCCTCGTCTCTCATTTTTGTTCTCCAAACCGTAGCCCAAGACATAAAGAAACGTTGTTCTGGTGTAAATCCATCAATTAAACCAGGATCTCCATGCTCCTTTAAGTGCATTTGTAAACCATCGTAAGCAGCATTAACCCCACCAAGGTCACCTATGTTTTCCCCGAGTGTAAATTTCCCATTGATAAATACCTCGGGCAACACTTCTATTCTGCTATATTGACTCGCCAAAGAATCTCCTAAGGCATTGAACTGGGTTAGATCTTTTTCTGTCCACCAATTTACTAAGTTACCATCTGCATCGTAATCTGCTCCACTATCGTCAAATCCATGCGAAATTTCATGTCCGATTACAGATCCCATACCACCATAATTCACAGCAGCATCTGCTTTGAAGTTAAAAAATGGTGGCTGAAGAATAGCAGCAGGAAATACAATCTCGTTATAAGAAGGATTGTAGTAGGCATTTACTATTTGGGGTGCCATAAACCATTCAGACTTATCTACCGGTTTTCCTAATTTATCCACTGTTTCCGCAAAGTCCCATTTAGAGACGTTCAGGGTATTCTGGAAGTAAGACCCTCCATTTTCTGCCGTTTTTATTTCTACGGAAGAATAGTCTTTCCACTCGTCTGGGTAACCTACTTTTATAGTAGTTTTGGTAAGCTTTTCAATAGCTTTTTTCTTCGTTTCTTCATCCATCCATGGCAAAGCGTTGATACGTACTTCATACGCTTTTATGATATTTGCTATCATCTCTTTCGCTGTTGCTTTGGCTTCCGGTGGAAACTTTTGATCTACATAAAGCTTTCCTAAAGCTTCTCCCATAGACCAATTAATGGTTTGTAAAGCTCTTTTCTCTAAAGGCTCCTGCTCTTTAGCTCCACGAAGTTCTTTACTGTAGAACTCCCAATTAGAACGGTCCATTTGTAAAGATAAATTGCTAGCAGCATCGTTTACCAAAGACCAACGTAAATACGCTTTCCAATCTTCTACATTTCCAGAACTGAAAATGTTCTCTAAAGATTTTGTATAAGCTACCTGGCTTATGTCTATAGTGTCTACACTTTCAGCACCAATATCTTTCAAATAGGCTTTCCAATCTAAGGAAGGAACCAT from Galbibacter sp. BG1 harbors:
- a CDS encoding M13 family metallopeptidase, with amino-acid sequence MKFTLNQPVIYGLASVLFITSCKTEEKKEVAEVKETPGINLQYMDTTVSPKNDFFRYVNGKWLDETEIPDDKTTWGSFNELRENTDDDALAILNEAKDDPNLDPKSDQAKAVNLYVSIMDTVSRNEQGVAPLKPYLAKIDALKNVNDLQAYITEMTPYTGPTFFRFGVGSDAKDSNKNAASLGAGQLGLPDRDYYIEEDEESQKIRDKYVAHITKMLQYVGYSEEEASSQAKDILALETKLAEKMLDKVERRDPKTTYNPTAISDLQKMVPSLDWKAYLKDIGAESVDTIDISQVAYTKSLENIFSSGNVEDWKAYLRWSLVNDAASNLSLQMDRSNWEFYSKELRGAKEQEPLEKRALQTINWSMGEALGKLYVDQKFPPEAKATAKEMIANIIKAYEVRINALPWMDEETKKKAIEKLTKTTIKVGYPDEWKDYSSVEIKTAENGGSYFQNTLNVSKWDFAETVDKLGKPVDKSEWFMAPQIVNAYYNPSYNEIVFPAAILQPPFFNFKADAAVNYGGMGSVIGHEISHGFDDSGADYDADGNLVNWWTEKDLTQFNALGDSLASQYSRIEVLPEVFINGKFTLGENIGDLGGVNAAYDGLQMHLKEHGDPGLIDGFTPEQRFFMSWATVWRTKMRDEALKNRIKTDPHSPGMYRATQPLLNIDAFYQAFDIKEGDSMYLEPEERIKIW